The Deltaproteobacteria bacterium genome has a segment encoding these proteins:
- the rlmB gene encoding 23S rRNA (guanosine(2251)-2'-O)-methyltransferase RlmB encodes MPDRAIEEVWIRKGSRNPKIRRIGEEARRRSLKLHYEERTRLDRLVPGGIHQGVIARCGEKTTLPLEDLLALPARKGEDPFFLILDSVEDPGNLGAVARTAVAAGVHGLIVPKKGAAPLGGVAFKRSAGALERLAVTRVTNLVRTIEVLKKQGVWVIGTGAAGQECYRDVDLSGPVALVVGGERGVRRLVLDVCDRVVSIPMEAGVESLNLSVAAGLMLYEVCRNRLEKK; translated from the coding sequence TTGCCGGATCGGGCCATTGAAGAGGTCTGGATCCGGAAGGGGTCGAGAAACCCGAAGATCCGGCGGATCGGGGAGGAGGCGCGCCGACGCTCCCTGAAACTCCATTACGAAGAACGGACTCGTCTCGATCGTCTTGTCCCCGGAGGGATACACCAAGGGGTGATCGCCCGCTGTGGTGAAAAGACGACACTTCCTCTGGAAGATCTGCTTGCACTCCCTGCCCGGAAAGGGGAAGACCCTTTTTTTCTGATTCTGGACAGCGTGGAAGATCCCGGGAATTTGGGTGCCGTGGCCCGGACGGCCGTGGCCGCGGGTGTGCACGGTCTGATCGTGCCGAAAAAAGGGGCGGCTCCCCTGGGTGGTGTGGCCTTCAAACGATCGGCCGGCGCCCTGGAACGGCTCGCCGTGACGAGGGTTACCAATCTTGTTCGAACGATTGAAGTCCTTAAAAAACAGGGGGTTTGGGTGATCGGAACGGGCGCGGCCGGGCAGGAGTGCTACCGTGATGTCGATCTTTCCGGGCCCGTGGCGCTGGTGGTTGGCGGGGAACGAGGGGTGCGCAGGCTGGTTCTCGATGTCTGTGACCGGGTGGTCTCAATCCCGATGGAAGCGGGAGTCGAATCGTTGAATCTCTCTGTTGCGGCGGGATTGATGCTCTATGAGGTGTGCCGGAACCGGCTGGAAAAAAAATGA